The Candidatus Dadabacteria bacterium genome contains a region encoding:
- a CDS encoding cysteine synthase family protein, with product MANLIDCIGNTPVIKLRSVPKDGRSKIWAKLENLNPAGSIKDRACIAMLRQAEHENLIEPGKTTVIEASSGNTAIGIALCCRAGGYDFTVVMPENTAKEKIQVIKAFKGQAVLTDPSLGLRGSREKAREIERENPDSYFLDQFKNTADIEIHREETAKEIKNQIPGHLDAFVCGVGSGGTVMGVGSELKKIYPDLKVVVVEPTECPTLSEGKEGPHGICGISPGFVPEKLDTGVIDRIYAVSTEDARECTKTLASEEGILVGISSGACLSAALGISEELRDGGQVLVTFCDSGEMYLGTDLYD from the coding sequence ATGGCAAACCTGATTGACTGCATCGGCAACACTCCGGTAATAAAGCTCAGAAGCGTACCGAAAGACGGACGCTCAAAGATATGGGCAAAGCTTGAGAACTTAAACCCCGCTGGCAGCATAAAGGACAGGGCATGTATCGCCATGCTAAGACAAGCGGAGCATGAAAACCTGATAGAACCCGGTAAAACAACCGTGATCGAAGCGTCAAGCGGGAACACCGCGATAGGAATAGCCCTCTGCTGCCGGGCAGGCGGCTACGACTTCACCGTTGTTATGCCCGAGAATACGGCAAAAGAGAAAATCCAGGTAATAAAAGCATTTAAGGGGCAGGCGGTTCTTACCGATCCAAGCTTAGGGCTTCGAGGATCGAGAGAAAAGGCTCGTGAGATAGAACGCGAAAACCCGGATTCCTATTTTCTTGACCAGTTCAAAAACACCGCGGACATAGAGATTCACCGCGAGGAGACCGCAAAAGAAATAAAAAACCAGATACCGGGACATCTCGATGCCTTTGTGTGCGGAGTCGGAAGCGGGGGAACGGTAATGGGAGTGGGCTCCGAACTCAAAAAAATCTATCCCGACCTCAAGGTAGTGGTGGTCGAACCCACCGAATGCCCTACTCTTTCCGAGGGAAAGGAAGGTCCTCACGGCATCTGCGGAATATCGCCCGGTTTTGTTCCCGAGAAACTCGATACCGGCGTGATTGACAGGATCTACGCGGTCTCCACGGAAGATGCCCGTGAATGCACCAAGACTCTCGCTTCCGAGGAAGGCATACTGGTCGGAATATCTTCGGGAGCCTGCCTCAGCGCTGCCCTTGGGATCTCAGAAG